One Ricinus communis isolate WT05 ecotype wild-type chromosome 1, ASM1957865v1, whole genome shotgun sequence DNA window includes the following coding sequences:
- the LOC8276364 gene encoding beta-glucosidase BoGH3B has product MDPCIYKDPNSPVEDRVKDLISRMTLKEKIAQMTQIERRAASPHYLRDFGVGSLLSVGGSTPFENALSSDWADMIDGYQKLALESRLGIPIMYGIDAVHGNNNVYGATIFPHNVGLGATRDADLIRRIGVATALEVRASGIHYTFAPCVAVSRDPRWGRCYESYGEDTNVVRKMTSIVTGLQGKPPEGHPNGYPFIAGRNNVIACAKHFVGDGGTDKGLNEGNTILSYEDLEGIHMTPYLDCISQGVCTIMASYSSWNGRKLHADHFLLTEILKDKLGFQGIVISDWEGLNRLSQPLGSNYRHCISSAINAGIDMVMVGHKHEEFVEELMFLAESGEITIARIDDAVERILRVKLVAGLFEYPFADRYLLDLVGCKLHRELAREAVRKSLVLLKNGKDPKKPFLPLDKNAKKILVAGTHADNLGYQCGGWTKSWDGMSGRITIGTTILDAIKNTVGENTEVIFEENPSPDTLASQDFSYAIVAVGEGPYAEFTGDNSELVIPFNGMGVISSIADRIPTLAILISGRPLVLEASLLEKVYAFVAAWLPGTEGAGVADVIFGDYEFKGKLPVTWFKSVEQLPMNYGANSYDPLFPFGFGLTDNED; this is encoded by the exons ATGGATCCCTGCATTTACAAAGACCCCAATTCACCTGTTGAAGACCGTGTCAAAGACCTTATCTCAAGAATGactttgaaagaaaagattgCCCAGATGACTCAAATCGAGCGCAGAGCTGCCTCTCCTCACTATCTTCGGGACTTTGGCGTTG GGAGTCTGCTTAGTGTTGGAGGTAGCACACCCTTTGAGAATGCATTATCATCCGATTGGGCGGATATGATTGATGGGTATCAGAAGCTGGCACTTGAGTCACGCCTAGGTATCCCAATTATGTATGGAATTGATGCTGTTCATGGTAACAATAATGTCTATGGTGCCACAATATTTCCTCACAATGTAGGCCTTGGAGCTACCAG AGATGCAGATTTGATACGAAGGATAGGCGTCGCCACAGCTCTTGAAGTTAGAGCAAGTGGCATTCATTACACTTTTGCTCCTTGTGTGGCT GTAAGCAGAGATCCCCGGTGGGGAAGATGTTATGAGAGTTACGGTGAAGACACCAACGTAGTTAGGAAGATGACCTCTATTGTTACAGGCTTGCAGGGAAAGCCACCAGAAGGACACCCCAATGGCTATCCTTTTATAGCAGGAAG AAACAATGTCATTGCCTGTGCTAAGCATTTTGTTGGAGATGGAGGCACTGACAAAGGACTAAATGAGGGAAATACCATTCTATCATATGAAGATCTAGAAGGAATCCATATGACACCCTATTTGGACTGTATTTCCCAGGGTGTTTGCACAATTATGGCATCATATTCTAGTTGGAATGGACGTAAACTGCATGCTGACCATTTTCTTCTAACTGAAATCTTAAAAGATAAGTTAGGCTTTCAG GGTATTGTGATTTCCGACTGGGAAGGATTAAACCGACTTAGCCAACCACTTGGCTCAAACTATCGTCACTGTATTTCCTCTGCCATTAATGCTGGAATTGATATG GTGATGGTAGGTCATAAACATGAAGAATTTGTAGAGGAACTGATGTTTCTGGCGGAATCAGGGGAGATAACTATAGCCAGAATTGATGATGCTGTTGAAAGAATATTAAGAGTAAAACTCGTTGCTGGTCTTTTTGAATATCCCTTTGCTGATAGATATTTGCTAGATTTGGTTGGTTGCAAG CTGCATAGGGAGTTAGCACGTGAAGCGGTTCGCAAGTCATTGGTTCTTTTGAAAAATGGAAAGGATCCAAAGAAACCTTTTCTTCCATTAGATAAAAATGCTAAGAAGATTCTTGTTGCTGGAACACATGCTGACAATCTTGGATATCAGTGTGGAGGGTGGACTAAAAGTTGGGATGGAATGAGCGGCAGAATTACTATCG GGACAACAATCTTGGATGCTATTAAAAATACAGTGGGAGAGAACACAGAAGTAATTTTTGAGGAAAATCCGTCACCAGACACCTTGGCAAGCCAAGATTTTTCTTATGCCATTGTAGCTGTTGGTGAAGGTCCATATGCAGAATTCACTGGTGACAATTCAGAACTTGTCATCCCCTTCAATGGAATGGGCGTGATTAGCTCAATTGCTGATAGAATCCCCACGTTAGCAATTCTGATATCTGGAAGACCTTTAGTTTTAGAGGCTTCACTCTTAGAAAAAGTATATGCATTTGTTGCTGCTTGGTTGCCTGGAACTGAAGGAGCAGGAGTTGCAGATGTTATATTTGGAGATTATGAATTTAAAGGCAAACTGCCAGTAACATGGTTTAAGAGCGTTGAACAGCTGCCAATGAATTATGGAGCTAATTCATATGATCCTTTATTTCCCTTTGGTTTTGGGTTGACTGACAATGAGGATTGA